A DNA window from Mucilaginibacter xinganensis contains the following coding sequences:
- a CDS encoding ABC transporter permease, producing MLKNYFKITWRNLLRHKAFSSINILGLAIGMASSALILLWIQNEVSYDQFHEKKDRLYEVYNRSVFDGKLWCWGTTPKVMAKTLKQNYPQIEETARTTDNTFLFIIGDKHLNVQGNFTDPGFLTMFSFPLLKGDPKTALNNIHSIVITEKLSKKLFGDDNAMGKTIKIDSNAYFNVTGVMKDLPNNTRFQFEYLLPWSYMKKIGWDDEYWGNNSIQTWVLLKPGVTEAQADAAIVNVTKSHSDTKDIYQFLHPASKWRLYSKFDDKGKVSGGRIETIRIFSIIAAFILLIACINFMNLSTARSEKRAREVGIRKVVGALRNSLIFQFLGESVLIAFIAGIIALAAVQISISGFNTLTDKQLFVPYGNPYFWLVFLGFVLFTGVISGSYPALYLSSFKPVSVLKGTFKAANALITPRKLLVVIQFTFAVVLIVCTIIIRQQLKYAQDRDSGYKKDNLVYVMMKGTIQKNYAAIKNELISSGVASAVTKTSSPITQGWSDSWGYNWNGRVAGGEKIDFNIFNTDGDFVKTMGLKVIAGRDIDIVNYPSDSSAMLLNEASVKIMGFKNPVGQIVRNGDGKDSQQWHVVGVVKDFILQSPYEPVKHMLIQGPKAWFNVIHFKLNNAHTTTENLKRAEQVFKKYNPEYPFEYNFVDQEYARKFGDEQRIGTLASLFAGLTIIISCLGLFGLAAYMAQNRIKEIGIRKVLGASVAGVTTMLSKDFLKLVMISFTIATPIAWWAMYEWLKGYSYRITISIWVFVVAALITVIISLITVSFQAVKAALTNPVKSLKGE from the coding sequence ATGCTTAAAAATTATTTTAAAATAACCTGGAGAAACCTGTTAAGGCATAAAGCCTTTTCGTCTATCAATATTTTAGGTTTAGCCATAGGTATGGCCAGCTCTGCGCTCATCCTTTTGTGGATCCAAAACGAAGTAAGCTATGACCAGTTTCATGAAAAAAAAGACAGGTTATATGAAGTATATAATAGGTCGGTTTTTGATGGTAAGCTTTGGTGTTGGGGCACCACTCCAAAGGTTATGGCTAAAACACTAAAGCAGAACTACCCGCAGATTGAGGAAACAGCGCGTACTACTGACAATACGTTCCTTTTTATAATTGGCGATAAGCACCTGAATGTTCAGGGCAATTTCACTGATCCTGGATTCCTAACCATGTTTAGCTTTCCATTACTAAAAGGAGATCCCAAAACAGCATTGAATAATATCCACAGCATTGTAATTACCGAAAAGCTATCAAAAAAACTTTTTGGTGATGATAACGCAATGGGTAAGACCATTAAGATTGACAGCAACGCTTATTTTAATGTTACCGGCGTTATGAAGGATCTGCCTAATAATACCCGTTTTCAATTTGAATACCTGTTGCCATGGTCGTACATGAAAAAGATTGGATGGGATGATGAATACTGGGGCAATAATTCCATACAAACCTGGGTGTTATTAAAACCCGGCGTTACCGAGGCGCAGGCTGATGCGGCTATTGTTAACGTAACCAAATCACATTCCGACACTAAGGATATCTATCAGTTTTTGCATCCTGCAAGCAAATGGAGACTTTATTCTAAATTTGATGATAAAGGTAAAGTATCGGGCGGGCGGATAGAAACCATCAGGATATTTTCAATAATTGCTGCCTTTATTTTATTAATAGCCTGTATTAATTTTATGAACCTGAGCACCGCCCGCAGCGAGAAGCGCGCCCGAGAGGTAGGGATTCGTAAAGTTGTAGGCGCTTTGAGAAATTCCCTGATCTTCCAGTTTTTAGGCGAATCTGTATTAATCGCCTTTATAGCAGGCATTATCGCATTGGCGGCTGTTCAGATAAGTATTTCTGGCTTTAATACGCTAACAGATAAACAGCTGTTTGTTCCCTATGGGAATCCATATTTCTGGCTGGTTTTCCTTGGATTTGTATTATTTACCGGTGTTATTTCAGGGAGTTATCCGGCGTTGTATTTATCTTCATTTAAGCCGGTGAGTGTTCTTAAGGGGACTTTCAAGGCGGCTAATGCGTTAATAACGCCACGCAAATTGTTGGTAGTTATACAGTTTACCTTTGCTGTAGTGCTTATTGTTTGTACCATTATAATCAGGCAGCAGCTTAAATATGCCCAGGACAGAGACTCGGGTTATAAGAAGGACAACCTGGTGTATGTAATGATGAAGGGAACCATACAAAAAAATTATGCAGCTATTAAGAATGAATTAATTAGTAGCGGAGTGGCGTCTGCTGTAACCAAGACAAGTTCACCAATAACCCAGGGTTGGAGCGATAGCTGGGGCTACAATTGGAATGGAAGGGTTGCAGGAGGCGAAAAAATAGACTTCAATATTTTTAATACCGACGGAGACTTTGTTAAAACCATGGGGCTTAAAGTTATAGCTGGTCGTGACATTGATATAGTAAATTACCCCTCTGATTCTTCAGCAATGTTACTGAACGAAGCTTCGGTTAAAATTATGGGTTTTAAGAACCCGGTGGGCCAGATAGTAAGAAACGGTGATGGCAAGGACTCACAGCAATGGCACGTGGTAGGTGTAGTGAAGGATTTTATATTACAGTCGCCGTATGAGCCTGTAAAGCATATGCTTATCCAGGGGCCTAAAGCATGGTTTAATGTTATCCATTTTAAACTTAACAATGCACACACCACTACCGAGAACTTGAAGCGTGCCGAGCAGGTATTTAAAAAATATAACCCGGAGTACCCGTTTGAATATAATTTTGTTGATCAGGAATATGCCCGCAAATTTGGAGACGAACAAAGAATAGGCACGCTTGCCAGTCTTTTTGCGGGCCTTACCATTATTATTTCATGCCTGGGCTTGTTTGGTCTTGCGGCTTATATGGCGCAAAACCGGATTAAGGAAATCGGTATCCGCAAGGTGCTGGGCGCTTCGGTAGCAGGCGTTACAACCATGCTGTCAAAAGATTTCCTAAAACTTGTGATGATTTCCTTTACAATTGCTACGCCAATTGCCTGGTGGGCAATGTATGAGTGGCTTAAAGGGTATTCATATCGCATAACTATCAGTATTTGGGTGTTTGTGGTAGCAGCTCTTATTACGGTAATAATATCGTTAATAACCGTTAGTTTCCAGGCGGTAAAGGCCGCATTAACCAACCCGGTGAAAAGTTTAAAAGGTGAGTAG